Proteins from a single region of Thiomicrorhabdus sp. Kp2:
- the rbfA gene encoding 30S ribosome-binding factor RbfA, giving the protein MSNQTVSRPTRVAQEIRRTIAQLIVQEVKDPRFQNISITDCKISKDLSVAKVHFALMGFNENDPEVADTLAALEKAQGFFRSEIGKRLRLRIVPHIRFYYDNIPEHAQHMEELINKALNS; this is encoded by the coding sequence ATGAGTAATCAAACTGTGAGCAGACCAACACGAGTCGCTCAAGAAATTAGAAGAACCATTGCACAGTTGATTGTGCAAGAGGTAAAAGACCCGCGCTTTCAGAATATTAGTATTACTGATTGTAAAATAAGTAAAGATTTAAGTGTCGCTAAAGTTCATTTTGCTTTAATGGGCTTTAATGAAAATGATCCAGAAGTGGCGGATACCTTAGCGGCCTTGGAAAAAGCCCAAGGTTTTTTTCGTTCAGAGATTGGTAAACGTCTACGTTTAAGAATTGTGCCGCATATCCGTTTTTATTATGACAATATTCCAGAGCATGCACAGCACATGGAAGAGTTGATTAATAAGGCACTCAATTCGTAA
- the truB gene encoding tRNA pseudouridine(55) synthase TruB: MTQQYKRPPKRVVNGIVLLNKPVGDSSNGILQKVIRAFNAKKGGHTGALDPFATGLLPICLGEATKVSGLLLESDKRYTATLKLGEQSDTGDTEGEIIQTLPVPELTTDLIEAVLAKFVGDIEQIPPMYSALKHQGKPLYFYARQGIEIERPARPIKIISLFLVSFTDNQIVFDVHCSKGTYVRTLGEDIAKALGTVGHLIALHRTQTGSLSGDDMLTLEEIEQQLDACVQPLDIAIKHLQRIDLTSEQADLIRHGGKLEMPKPDTDLVRFYENNVCIAVGEWQTEKQLLKPKRVFNLPESEAG; encoded by the coding sequence ATGACTCAGCAGTATAAAAGACCTCCCAAGCGTGTCGTAAATGGCATTGTATTGTTGAACAAACCTGTGGGTGATTCATCCAATGGTATTTTACAAAAAGTGATTCGTGCCTTTAATGCTAAAAAAGGTGGGCATACCGGGGCTTTAGATCCGTTTGCCACAGGGCTTTTGCCAATCTGTTTAGGTGAAGCAACCAAAGTTTCGGGGTTACTTTTAGAATCGGATAAACGCTACACTGCGACGTTAAAACTGGGTGAACAGTCTGATACGGGTGATACCGAAGGTGAAATTATTCAAACCTTGCCTGTGCCAGAGCTAACTACCGATTTAATTGAAGCTGTTCTTGCCAAATTTGTGGGCGATATTGAACAGATCCCGCCAATGTATTCCGCTTTAAAACACCAGGGTAAACCGCTTTATTTCTACGCACGTCAAGGTATTGAGATAGAGCGTCCTGCTCGACCAATTAAAATCATCAGTTTGTTTTTGGTCTCCTTTACCGATAACCAAATTGTGTTTGATGTGCACTGCTCTAAGGGCACTTACGTTAGAACTCTGGGTGAGGATATCGCCAAGGCATTAGGAACAGTGGGGCATTTAATCGCCTTGCACCGTACACAAACGGGTAGTTTGTCGGGTGATGATATGTTAACCCTTGAAGAGATTGAGCAACAACTTGATGCCTGTGTTCAACCATTAGACATTGCAATCAAACATTTACAACGTATCGATTTAACTTCTGAACAAGCAGACTTGATTCGACACGGTGGTAAGTTGGAAATGCCAAAACCAGATACCGATTTGGTGCGTTTTTACGAAAATAACGTCTGTATTGCCGTGGGTGAATGGCAAACTGAAAAGCAGTTATTAAAGCCCAAGCGTGTCTTTAATTTACCAGAGAGTGAAGCGGGTTAA
- the pnp gene encoding polyribonucleotide nucleotidyltransferase codes for MAKFTKTFQYGQHQVTLETGEIARQADGAVMIGMGDTRVLVTAVAAKSAKAGQDFFPLTVNYQEKAYAAGKIPGGFLKREGRPSEKETLTSRLIDRPIRPLFPKGFLNEVQIIATVVALDPEVGTEVPAMLGTSAALAISGIPFDGPIGAAIVGYSNDEFMLNPSMDELVTSDLELSVAGTKDAVLMVESEAAELPEDVMLGAVMFGHQQMQVAIDAITEFAAEAGKPRWEWEAAAVNTELKDAVFGLIRADVEAAYSIADKMDRYAALDAAKAKAMDELALSESNETGFDDKEIEGMFGKLQKDIVRGRVIAGEPRIDGRDTQTVRAINCQVGVLPQVHGSALFTRGETQALVVTTLGTERDAKIVDDLTGSYHDRFMLHYNFPPFSVGECGRTGSPGRREIGHGMLARRGVAALLPTAEEFPYTIRVVSEITESNGSSSMASVCGTSMSLMHAGVPIAAPIAGIAMGLIKEESGFAVLSDILGDEDHLGDMDFKVAGTDQGITALQMDIKITGITEEIMQIALEQAKAGRLHILGEMSKAISTSNESVGATAPRFFMVKVKPEKVREIIGKGGATIRALTEETGCTIEIDDDGNVKIAATDDESANAAKARIAEITAEPEIGKTYDAVVKKIVDFGAFVAYMPGREGLVHVSQIAEERVEDVSKYLSEGQEIKVKLTDIDKQGRVKLSMTAVEK; via the coding sequence ATGGCAAAGTTTACTAAAACTTTTCAGTATGGGCAGCACCAGGTAACTCTTGAAACTGGAGAGATTGCTCGTCAAGCAGACGGAGCAGTAATGATTGGAATGGGTGACACGCGCGTTTTAGTAACCGCAGTTGCCGCTAAGTCTGCAAAAGCAGGGCAAGACTTCTTTCCTTTAACCGTAAACTATCAAGAAAAAGCTTATGCAGCGGGTAAAATTCCTGGTGGTTTTTTAAAGCGTGAAGGTCGTCCTTCTGAAAAAGAAACCTTAACGTCTCGCCTTATTGATCGTCCTATTCGTCCGTTATTTCCAAAAGGTTTTTTAAATGAAGTGCAAATCATTGCAACGGTTGTTGCTTTAGACCCAGAAGTGGGTACAGAAGTACCTGCGATGTTGGGTACTTCTGCGGCATTAGCCATTTCTGGAATTCCATTTGATGGCCCAATTGGTGCGGCCATTGTTGGTTATAGCAATGATGAATTTATGCTAAATCCTAGTATGGATGAACTAGTGACTTCTGACTTAGAGTTAAGTGTTGCTGGTACAAAAGATGCCGTATTAATGGTTGAATCAGAAGCCGCAGAACTACCTGAAGATGTGATGTTAGGTGCGGTGATGTTTGGTCACCAACAGATGCAAGTAGCGATTGACGCAATTACTGAATTTGCGGCAGAAGCAGGTAAACCTCGTTGGGAATGGGAAGCAGCTGCGGTTAACACAGAATTAAAAGATGCAGTATTTGGTTTGATTCGTGCAGATGTTGAAGCCGCCTACTCTATTGCCGATAAAATGGATCGTTATGCGGCATTAGATGCAGCAAAAGCCAAAGCAATGGATGAACTAGCCTTATCTGAAAGCAATGAAACAGGTTTTGATGACAAAGAAATCGAAGGCATGTTTGGTAAGTTGCAGAAAGATATCGTGCGTGGTCGTGTTATTGCGGGCGAACCTCGTATTGATGGGCGCGATACTCAAACGGTTCGTGCGATTAACTGTCAAGTTGGTGTATTGCCACAAGTTCACGGTTCTGCTCTGTTTACGCGAGGTGAAACTCAGGCGTTAGTGGTCACAACTTTGGGTACTGAAAGAGACGCTAAAATTGTTGATGATTTAACAGGTTCTTACCATGACCGTTTTATGTTGCACTACAATTTTCCTCCATTCTCAGTAGGTGAGTGTGGCCGTACTGGTAGTCCAGGTCGTCGTGAGATTGGTCATGGAATGTTAGCTCGTCGTGGTGTTGCGGCTCTATTACCTACGGCTGAAGAGTTCCCATACACGATTCGTGTGGTGTCTGAGATTACGGAATCTAATGGTTCAAGTTCGATGGCTTCTGTTTGCGGTACTTCAATGTCATTGATGCACGCTGGTGTGCCTATTGCGGCACCAATTGCAGGGATTGCAATGGGCTTAATTAAAGAAGAGTCTGGTTTTGCGGTTCTTTCCGATATTTTAGGGGATGAAGATCACTTGGGTGATATGGACTTTAAAGTAGCGGGTACAGATCAAGGTATTACGGCTCTACAGATGGATATCAAAATCACGGGTATTACTGAAGAGATTATGCAGATTGCCTTAGAACAAGCGAAAGCTGGGCGTTTGCATATTTTGGGTGAGATGTCTAAAGCGATTAGCACATCAAATGAATCAGTTGGTGCAACCGCACCTCGTTTCTTTATGGTAAAAGTTAAACCAGAGAAAGTACGTGAAATCATCGGTAAAGGTGGCGCAACGATTCGTGCTTTAACAGAAGAGACTGGCTGTACGATTGAAATTGATGACGATGGTAACGTTAAAATCGCCGCAACCGACGATGAATCTGCAAATGCGGCTAAAGCGCGTATTGCTGAGATTACTGCTGAACCAGAAATTGGTAAAACTTACGATGCAGTTGTTAAAAAAATTGTTGATTTTGGGGCTTTTGTTGCCTATATGCCAGGTCGTGAAGGTTTAGTACACGTTTCTCAAATCGCTGAAGAGCGTGTGGAAGATGTGAGTAAATACCTTTCTGAAGGCCAAGAAATTAAGGTGAAATTAACCGATATTGATAAACAAGGTCGCGTTAAACTTTCAATGACGGCTGTTGAGAAATAA
- the rpsO gene encoding 30S ribosomal protein S15, whose amino-acid sequence MFNAEVKAKIVAEYATKEGDTGSPEVQVALLTARIKYLTEHFKTHKQDNHSRTGLLRLVSRRRKLLDYVHKKDGERYLALIKRLGLRK is encoded by the coding sequence ATGTTTAACGCAGAAGTTAAAGCTAAAATCGTTGCTGAATACGCAACAAAAGAAGGTGATACTGGTTCACCTGAAGTTCAAGTTGCACTTTTAACTGCACGTATCAAATACCTTACTGAGCACTTTAAAACTCACAAGCAAGATAACCACTCTCGTACTGGTCTTCTTCGTCTTGTTAGCCGTCGTCGTAAGCTTTTAGATTACGTTCATAAGAAAGATGGTGAAAGATACCTAGCTCTTATCAAGCGTCTTGGTCTACGTAAGTAA
- a CDS encoding Crp/Fnr family transcriptional regulator, protein MISMSAKELFTFFQENSICESLTKQDVETLTHFLQEKEYAGGDIISDSGEVGDSLGFIIKGKVQFLSFDGQDSASVGKQGTGTLIGEMSFFDRKPRNLRMEACKKGVTVLELTRAMYDRLKVEEPYIVVNILENAIVSLDILVRHMGDDISALGHYMHGFGKH, encoded by the coding sequence ATGATTTCAATGTCAGCAAAAGAACTTTTTACCTTTTTTCAAGAGAACTCGATTTGTGAATCTTTGACAAAACAAGACGTAGAAACCTTAACGCATTTCTTACAAGAAAAAGAGTACGCTGGCGGTGACATTATTTCAGATTCTGGTGAAGTGGGTGACTCGCTTGGCTTTATTATAAAAGGTAAGGTTCAGTTTTTGAGCTTTGATGGCCAAGATTCTGCAAGCGTGGGTAAGCAAGGAACAGGAACTTTAATTGGTGAAATGTCATTCTTTGATAGAAAACCACGTAACCTGCGTATGGAAGCCTGCAAAAAAGGGGTTACAGTACTTGAGCTTACACGAGCTATGTACGATCGCCTGAAAGTAGAAGAGCCTTATATTGTGGTAAATATTTTAGAAAATGCGATTGTCAGTTTAGATATTTTAGTGCGTCATATGGGAGATGATATCTCAGCACTAGGGCATTATATGCACGGTTTCGGCAAACACTAA
- the infB gene encoding translation initiation factor IF-2 has protein sequence MAEVSIKQFSETLNLSVEKLISQLNESGVKGKKESDTLSEEEKRTLLTYLKSLHGETSEDAPKKVTLRRKQTLNLSAGSGSGKRTVNVEVRKKRTYVKKPETVEESVVEEPIVEEVIVEETPVVETKVEETPVVETVVEEEPVKKVSGKKETLDEETIAKIAPVPPKEDHSKAAKKAKDQKHHESRKANDGVDGPKGKGKKTTTRANSAFDARRGKGRKGHADKRNVAQADNEHGFQKPTEPVIREVKVPESITLSALAEQMSVKTGEVIKFMMMELGTMATINQILDQETAMLIVEEMGHKPVAFNEVTIEDEVVNQEYHGETVHRSPVVTIMGHVDHGKTSLLDYIRKAKVAHGEAGGITQHIGAYHVDTDMGGVTFIDTPGHAAFTAMRARGAEVTDVVVIVVAADDGVMPQTKEAIQHAKASGVGIVVAVNKMDKEAANMDRVMQELAAEEVIPESWGGDTQFVPVSAKTGMGIDELLDAISLQSEMLELEAPTEGHAKGVVIESRLDKGRGPVATVLVQSGTLKKGDIALCGMEYGRVRALISDSGQSITEAGPSIPVEILGLSSVPVAGDEMITVESERKAREAATFRQGKFKELKIARQQKSKLDNMFNKMAEGDVQNVNIILKADVQGSIQAISDALTKLSTDEIKVVIVSTGVGGISETDANLAMASDALIFGFNVRADASAKRIIDNEGIGLKYYSVIYEIVDEVKRAIEGKMAPEFREDIVGIADVREVFKAPKIGLIAGCMVTEGSVKRNNPIRVLRDNVVIYEGVLESLRRFKDDVPEVQKGIECGIGVKDYNDVKAGDQIECYQRVEVKRTLD, from the coding sequence ATGGCCGAAGTATCAATAAAACAATTTTCAGAGACACTTAACCTTTCTGTAGAAAAACTGATTTCACAATTAAACGAGTCTGGTGTTAAAGGTAAAAAAGAGTCTGACACCTTATCAGAAGAAGAAAAGCGTACTTTACTGACTTATTTAAAAAGTTTGCATGGTGAAACATCAGAAGATGCACCTAAAAAAGTGACATTACGTCGTAAGCAAACATTGAATCTGTCTGCAGGTTCAGGAAGCGGAAAGCGTACTGTGAATGTTGAAGTTCGTAAAAAACGTACTTATGTTAAAAAACCAGAAACGGTTGAAGAATCAGTGGTAGAAGAACCTATCGTTGAGGAAGTGATTGTTGAAGAGACTCCAGTTGTTGAGACAAAGGTTGAAGAAACCCCAGTCGTTGAAACAGTTGTTGAAGAAGAACCTGTCAAAAAAGTATCTGGTAAAAAAGAGACTTTGGATGAAGAGACTATCGCTAAGATTGCTCCAGTACCTCCAAAGGAAGATCATTCTAAAGCCGCTAAAAAAGCCAAGGATCAAAAACATCATGAGAGCCGTAAGGCTAATGATGGTGTTGATGGGCCTAAAGGTAAGGGTAAGAAAACAACGACACGAGCTAATAGTGCTTTTGACGCTCGCCGCGGTAAAGGTCGTAAAGGTCATGCCGATAAGCGTAACGTTGCTCAAGCGGATAATGAACATGGTTTCCAAAAACCAACAGAGCCTGTTATTCGTGAAGTAAAAGTGCCTGAAAGTATTACACTTTCAGCTCTTGCAGAGCAAATGTCTGTTAAAACAGGTGAAGTCATCAAATTTATGATGATGGAACTCGGTACTATGGCGACCATTAACCAAATCCTTGACCAAGAAACAGCGATGTTAATTGTTGAAGAGATGGGGCATAAACCTGTTGCTTTCAATGAAGTGACAATTGAAGATGAAGTTGTTAACCAAGAGTACCATGGTGAAACGGTTCATCGTTCGCCTGTTGTAACCATCATGGGTCACGTTGACCACGGTAAAACTTCACTACTTGATTACATCCGTAAAGCAAAAGTAGCACATGGTGAAGCGGGTGGTATCACTCAGCACATTGGTGCTTATCACGTAGATACGGATATGGGTGGTGTTACCTTTATCGATACTCCTGGTCACGCGGCCTTTACAGCGATGCGAGCACGTGGTGCGGAAGTAACGGATGTTGTTGTTATCGTAGTGGCTGCTGATGATGGTGTAATGCCTCAGACTAAAGAAGCCATTCAGCACGCAAAAGCATCTGGTGTTGGGATTGTTGTTGCAGTAAACAAGATGGATAAAGAAGCGGCCAATATGGATCGCGTTATGCAAGAGTTGGCTGCGGAAGAAGTGATTCCTGAGTCTTGGGGTGGTGACACACAGTTTGTGCCTGTTTCCGCCAAAACAGGTATGGGGATTGATGAACTTTTAGATGCCATCTCTTTACAGTCTGAAATGCTAGAGCTAGAAGCGCCTACTGAAGGTCATGCTAAAGGTGTTGTTATTGAATCTCGCCTTGATAAAGGTCGTGGTCCTGTTGCGACCGTGCTTGTTCAGTCTGGTACACTTAAGAAAGGTGATATTGCACTTTGTGGTATGGAATATGGACGTGTTCGTGCCTTAATCAGTGACTCAGGTCAGTCTATTACGGAAGCAGGACCTTCTATTCCTGTTGAGATTTTAGGTCTTTCAAGTGTTCCTGTTGCGGGTGATGAGATGATTACCGTTGAAAGTGAACGTAAAGCACGTGAAGCGGCTACGTTCCGTCAAGGTAAGTTCAAAGAACTGAAGATTGCTCGTCAACAAAAATCTAAGTTAGACAATATGTTTAATAAGATGGCGGAAGGTGACGTTCAAAACGTAAACATCATTCTTAAAGCGGACGTACAAGGTTCAATTCAGGCTATTTCTGATGCCTTAACGAAACTTTCAACGGATGAAATTAAAGTCGTTATTGTTTCAACTGGTGTAGGTGGTATCTCTGAAACAGACGCTAACTTAGCGATGGCTTCTGATGCATTGATTTTTGGTTTCAATGTTCGTGCAGATGCTTCTGCTAAACGTATCATTGATAACGAAGGGATTGGTCTTAAATACTACAGTGTTATCTATGAAATCGTTGATGAAGTGAAGCGAGCTATTGAAGGTAAAATGGCTCCAGAATTCCGAGAAGATATCGTCGGTATTGCCGATGTTCGTGAAGTCTTTAAAGCACCTAAAATTGGTCTTATCGCTGGTTGTATGGTTACAGAAGGTTCTGTTAAACGTAACAACCCAATTCGTGTTCTTCGTGATAACGTGGTTATCTATGAAGGTGTTCTTGAGTCACTTCGTCGATTTAAAGATGATGTACCTGAAGTACAAAAAGGTATTGAATGTGGTATCGGTGTTAAAGACTACAATGACGTTAAAGCCGGTGACCAAATTGAGTGTTACCAGCGTGTAGAAGTGAAACGTACTTTAGACTAA
- a CDS encoding methyltransferase domain-containing protein, which produces MVFAKADGIIDLRSFEDFKQGHLKNATWLSWEILPESLNALPASPSKLYLVGGKDEIEAASVLLDSKGYDVTGSLVIHSNQTMQAWSEKLPGLVESGSNSKVLWSPCALVAEFVDLLKTTKLEFNLEEKARPAVLDIGCGGGRDAIFLAKNRMNVTAIDHEAKVLKRSKALAALSGANVKFKCCDIKKEGCLPNQQFDLITMVRFLNRDIFEYIEQVTRPGGFVLFQTFTEGVEKFDSPKNPNFILKPTELAQVFSGFNIIIDRIDTLDDGRPVASFLAQKPLTKT; this is translated from the coding sequence ATGGTCTTTGCAAAAGCCGATGGCATTATCGATTTACGTTCGTTTGAAGATTTCAAGCAAGGGCATCTCAAAAACGCAACTTGGTTAAGTTGGGAAATCTTACCAGAAAGCCTTAATGCGTTGCCCGCATCCCCCTCCAAACTTTATTTGGTTGGTGGTAAAGACGAGATTGAAGCCGCCAGTGTTCTATTAGACAGTAAAGGTTATGACGTCACAGGCTCCTTGGTCATTCACTCTAATCAAACCATGCAAGCGTGGTCAGAAAAGTTACCAGGCCTGGTAGAATCGGGTTCAAACTCTAAGGTGCTTTGGTCGCCTTGTGCCTTGGTTGCTGAATTTGTTGATTTACTAAAAACAACTAAACTTGAATTTAATCTCGAAGAAAAAGCTCGTCCAGCCGTTTTAGATATTGGCTGTGGTGGTGGACGTGATGCCATCTTTTTAGCTAAAAACCGTATGAATGTCACCGCCATTGATCATGAGGCTAAGGTACTTAAACGTTCTAAAGCTCTAGCGGCATTATCAGGTGCTAACGTAAAGTTTAAGTGTTGTGATATCAAGAAAGAGGGCTGTTTACCCAATCAGCAATTTGATTTAATCACGATGGTTCGTTTTTTAAATAGAGATATTTTTGAATATATTGAACAAGTTACCAGGCCTGGTGGGTTTGTATTGTTTCAAACATTTACCGAAGGTGTTGAAAAGTTTGATTCGCCTAAAAATCCCAATTTTATTTTAAAGCCAACTGAATTAGCTCAAGTTTTTTCAGGCTTTAATATAATTATTGATAGAATAGATACTTTAGATGATGGGCGACCTGTTGCATCATTTTTGGCACAAAAGCCACTAACAAAAACATAA
- a CDS encoding insulinase family protein translates to MTQNKTQSVQINHPAFEFKGEQEIESLNLTIQHFEHRVTGAAHYHLAADDPQNVFLVGLRTVPMDSTGVAHILEHTTLCGSEKYPVRDPFFMMIRRSLNTFMNAFTSSDWTAYPFATENRKDFQNLLQVYMDAVFFPNLDALDFAQEGHRFEFEEMTNPDSPLTYKGVVFNEMKGAMSSPVSTLWQAFSAELYPTSTYHYNSGGEPEDIPNLTHQQLLDFHKLHYHPSNSVFMTYGDISAFEHQTQFENLALERFKDTVPQVHVGLEPRYSEPKVVESSYALDEEDVSKKTHIVLGWLLGQNQDPLQVLRGHLLAAVLLDNSASPLRKVLEETNLANAPSPLCGFEESNKEMAFVVGVQGSEPEHAQAIEEMILAELQRIVDEGVEQSQVEAMLHQLELSQREVGGDSYPYGLQLILHSLAGALHEGDPIALLDTDSALKQLENEVKSPDFIPGLVKTLLLDNTHRVRLTMKPDTELSAKKEQAEKTKLAAIQAKLTDAEKQAIIDQALALEERQSQEDDPSILPEVTKEDIPADIKQYPAQISRIADMSVKSYQCGTNGLTYEQLIIDLPELNEQEQALMPLFNSCLTEVGTSQRDYIQMQSHQAEVSGGISARSSIHSKLGEPNGCHSHFILSSKALNCNQLPMAELLNETLNEARFNEANRLKDLVSQIRSSIDHGVTGNGHGQAMMAAVQNFTPAAKWKFERSGFKGIQYIKTLHKELQDSDDAMQSFSDGLSSIQTKIKQSSKQGLVVSDETGIDSALSTMQSAWRGSTETSTSIPGFEFTANQQPINQAWITSTQVNFCALAYPAVMSDHEDAAKLSVLGACLRNGFLHSVIREKGGAYGGGASYNAEASAFVFYSYRDPRLLETYADFKRAKEWLMSSEATQAKVDEAILNVISSMDKPGSPAGEMKKAFYQELYGRTHDIRMAYREGVISTTLNELREVAERYLSSENTSSAVLTHSGMKDIVADNGFEIHTL, encoded by the coding sequence ATGACGCAAAATAAAACCCAATCGGTACAAATAAACCATCCAGCATTTGAGTTTAAAGGCGAGCAAGAGATTGAATCCTTAAATTTAACAATTCAACATTTTGAGCATAGAGTAACGGGAGCTGCACACTATCATTTAGCGGCAGATGACCCTCAAAATGTGTTTTTGGTTGGCTTAAGAACCGTGCCGATGGATTCAACGGGTGTAGCACATATTCTTGAACATACGACCTTGTGCGGCAGTGAAAAATACCCTGTTCGTGACCCCTTCTTTATGATGATTCGCCGTTCGTTAAATACCTTTATGAATGCCTTTACCTCAAGTGACTGGACAGCCTATCCATTTGCCACAGAGAACCGCAAAGATTTTCAGAATTTGTTACAGGTCTATATGGATGCGGTGTTTTTTCCGAATTTGGACGCGTTAGATTTTGCCCAAGAAGGGCACCGTTTTGAGTTTGAAGAGATGACGAATCCAGATTCGCCTTTGACCTATAAAGGCGTGGTATTCAATGAAATGAAAGGGGCGATGAGTTCACCTGTTTCGACACTTTGGCAGGCGTTTTCTGCAGAGCTGTATCCAACCAGCACTTATCACTATAACAGCGGTGGTGAGCCAGAAGACATTCCAAATTTAACGCATCAGCAATTATTGGATTTCCATAAACTGCATTATCATCCATCCAATTCGGTCTTTATGACTTACGGTGATATTAGTGCATTTGAACATCAAACTCAGTTTGAGAACCTGGCTTTAGAGCGTTTTAAAGATACTGTTCCTCAAGTGCATGTTGGATTGGAGCCTCGTTATTCTGAACCAAAAGTGGTTGAGTCAAGTTATGCCTTAGATGAAGAGGATGTGTCTAAGAAAACACACATCGTTTTAGGTTGGTTATTAGGTCAAAACCAAGACCCATTGCAAGTGTTACGCGGGCATTTACTGGCAGCAGTGTTGTTAGACAACAGTGCTTCACCATTACGTAAAGTGCTTGAAGAAACGAATTTAGCCAATGCGCCATCACCACTTTGTGGGTTTGAAGAGTCAAATAAAGAGATGGCTTTTGTGGTGGGTGTGCAAGGTTCTGAGCCAGAACACGCTCAAGCGATTGAAGAGATGATTTTAGCAGAGCTGCAACGTATTGTCGATGAAGGTGTGGAGCAATCTCAAGTTGAAGCGATGCTACATCAATTAGAACTTTCGCAACGTGAAGTTGGTGGTGACAGTTATCCTTACGGTTTACAGCTTATTTTGCACTCATTAGCGGGCGCTCTGCATGAGGGTGACCCAATTGCATTGTTAGATACCGATTCAGCCTTAAAACAACTAGAAAATGAAGTAAAGTCTCCTGACTTTATACCAGGCCTGGTAAAAACATTATTGTTAGATAATACGCACCGTGTTCGTTTAACTATGAAACCAGATACCGAGCTTTCGGCCAAAAAAGAACAGGCTGAAAAAACGAAATTAGCCGCCATTCAAGCCAAGCTAACCGATGCTGAAAAACAAGCGATTATTGACCAGGCTTTGGCTTTAGAAGAGCGTCAATCGCAAGAAGATGATCCAAGTATTTTGCCAGAAGTGACCAAAGAGGATATTCCAGCAGATATCAAACAATACCCAGCACAAATTTCACGCATTGCGGATATGTCGGTGAAGAGCTATCAATGTGGAACCAATGGTTTAACCTATGAGCAGTTAATTATTGATTTGCCAGAGTTGAATGAACAAGAGCAAGCGTTAATGCCGTTGTTTAATAGTTGTTTAACTGAAGTGGGCACAAGCCAAAGAGATTACATTCAAATGCAATCTCACCAAGCTGAAGTTTCTGGTGGCATTTCGGCTCGCTCAAGTATTCACTCTAAATTGGGTGAACCAAACGGTTGTCATAGCCATTTTATTTTGTCATCTAAAGCGCTGAACTGTAATCAGTTACCCATGGCTGAATTACTCAATGAAACATTGAATGAAGCGCGTTTTAATGAAGCGAATCGCCTAAAAGATTTGGTTTCACAAATTCGCTCTTCGATTGATCATGGCGTAACGGGAAATGGGCATGGCCAAGCGATGATGGCGGCGGTGCAAAACTTTACCCCAGCGGCTAAATGGAAGTTTGAACGTTCTGGTTTTAAGGGCATTCAGTACATTAAGACATTACATAAAGAACTGCAAGATTCAGATGATGCCATGCAATCGTTCAGTGATGGATTAAGTTCAATTCAAACGAAAATCAAGCAGTCCAGCAAACAAGGTTTAGTCGTTAGTGATGAAACGGGAATCGATTCAGCACTAAGTACTATGCAATCTGCGTGGCGGGGTTCTACGGAAACCAGTACATCTATACCAGGTTTTGAGTTTACGGCTAATCAACAGCCAATTAACCAGGCCTGGATAACCAGTACGCAGGTGAACTTTTGTGCACTGGCTTACCCAGCGGTTATGTCAGACCATGAAGATGCGGCTAAGTTATCGGTATTAGGTGCTTGTTTACGTAATGGTTTCTTGCACTCAGTGATTCGTGAAAAGGGCGGTGCTTATGGTGGCGGTGCTAGTTATAACGCAGAAGCATCAGCTTTTGTATTCTATTCATATCGTGACCCACGTTTATTAGAAACTTATGCGGACTTTAAGCGTGCCAAAGAGTGGTTAATGAGTTCAGAGGCCACACAAGCCAAAGTCGATGAAGCCATTTTAAACGTGATTAGTTCAATGGATAAACCAGGTTCACCAGCAGGCGAAATGAAAAAAGCCTTTTACCAAGAGTTATATGGTCGTACACACGATATTCGTATGGCGTATCGTGAAGGGGTTATTTCAACCACACTTAACGAATTACGAGAAGTTGCAGAACGTTATCTAAGCTCAGAAAATACTTCTTCAGCAGTGTTAACCCACAGTGGAATGAAAGATATTGTGGCGGATAATGGGTTTGAAATACACACTTTATAG